CTTAAGAATGGACAGGCATTAGTACTGGCTAATACTTCATCCGGCGGCATAGGACCAAAGCCCGAAGATGTGGTCAGACTTGATGGTATACTCCTTGGGCGGTTGATGGCACGAACAGTGCTAATAAAGGTTCTGTCTTCTGGAGCACAGCCGATCGTTTTGGTTACCAACCTGAGTGTGGGATTTTTCCCCACGGGCTCACAAATATTCCAGGGAATACGGGAAGAAGCGCATAAAATTAAAGCATTGGAAATATTAGAAGGTCATACCGAAGAAAACATCGAAACGAACCAAACAGGCATGGGCATTACTGTATTGGGGCTATGCATGGAAAAAGAATTGAAAATAGGGAAGTCGATGAAAAATGATTTGATTATTGCCATCGGTGAGCCAAAGGTAAGAGAAGAAGTGCTAAACGCCGGACCCAGAAGCATCGTAATGGTGGAGGATGTGCAGAAACTTTCAAAGAGGGAGTTCATCCACGAAATCATACCCGTGGGTCATGAAGGGATAAAGGGGAGTTTAGAAATGATGGGGAGTATATCGGGTTATAAATACAAAATAGAGCCAGAAGGGGATATTGATATAGAGAAATCTGCGGGACCTTCAACCGTTGTGCTTGTTACGCTGGCGGAGGAGAAAAAGGAAATGCTGAGGAAATTAGTTAAAAAGCCTGTTCAAGTAATAGGGAGGATTTCGTGATGAGCTGCTTATCCCATTTATCTTATATCTTAGGAGCGGTCTAAGCACGGCAACATCCTTCTCCCTCTGTGGAAGAGCTCAAATAGTCTCCGGAGCCTGTGCAATTTTCACTAACGCCTCCTTCTCCAGAAAATGCAGCTCGCCTGGAACGACGAGCACATGCGGAATCTCACCA
This portion of the Methanophagales archaeon genome encodes:
- a CDS encoding ribbon-helix-helix protein, CopG family, whose amino-acid sequence is MEPVNIRISKTKIEKIDEIATKNGITRSEVIRHALTIYFQLLENIGGFINLRSLKISPNEISISKCGDLVIIKLKNGQALVLANTSSGGIGPKPEDVVRLDGILLGRLMARTVLIKVLSSGAQPIVLVTNLSVGFFPTGSQIFQGIREEAHKIKALEILEGHTEENIETNQTGMGITVLGLCMEKELKIGKSMKNDLIIAIGEPKVREEVLNAGPRSIVMVEDVQKLSKREFIHEIIPVGHEGIKGSLEMMGSISGYKYKIEPEGDIDIEKSAGPSTVVLVTLAEEKKEMLRKLVKKPVQVIGRIS